One window of Candidatus Mycobacterium wuenschmannii genomic DNA carries:
- a CDS encoding acyl-CoA thioesterase II, with product MAVLDLQGTGDDVFAGVQPSKNPPRTFGGLMMAQSFVAASRTRTRDLPPNALSAHFINGGDIDKPLEFRVVRLRDERRFANRRVDVWQAGILLTTVFVSYLAGGRGLEHSVEPPDVADPDDVPPLKERLQGYEDRVPLFVNALQPIEWRYTNDPSWVMRDKGNQLDYNRVWVKADGMLPDDPVLHTATLLYSSDTTVLDSIITRHGLSWGYDRIFAATVNHSVWFHRQVDFNDWVLYSTSSPVAADSRGLGSGHFFDRTRRPVATVVQEGLVKYFPDKR from the coding sequence ATGGCGGTGCTGGACCTGCAGGGCACGGGCGACGACGTGTTCGCCGGAGTCCAACCCAGCAAGAACCCACCTCGGACGTTCGGCGGGCTGATGATGGCGCAGTCCTTTGTGGCCGCCAGCCGCACGCGGACCCGCGACCTCCCGCCCAACGCATTGTCGGCGCATTTCATCAACGGCGGCGACATCGACAAACCTTTGGAGTTTCGGGTCGTCCGGCTGCGCGACGAGCGCCGCTTCGCCAACCGCCGGGTCGATGTGTGGCAGGCCGGAATCCTGCTGACGACGGTGTTCGTCTCGTATCTGGCCGGCGGCCGCGGCTTGGAGCACAGCGTCGAGCCGCCCGACGTGGCGGACCCGGACGACGTGCCCCCGCTCAAGGAGCGGCTGCAGGGCTACGAAGACCGGGTGCCGCTATTCGTCAACGCGTTGCAGCCCATCGAGTGGCGTTACACCAACGACCCGTCCTGGGTGATGCGCGACAAAGGCAATCAGCTTGATTACAACCGGGTTTGGGTCAAGGCCGACGGCATGCTGCCCGACGATCCGGTGCTCCACACCGCGACGTTGCTGTATTCGTCGGACACCACCGTGCTGGACTCGATCATCACCCGCCACGGACTGTCGTGGGGATATGACCGCATTTTCGCCGCGACGGTCAATCACTCGGTCTGGTTCCACCGGCAGGTGGATTTCAACGACTGGGTGTTGTATTCCACGTCCTCGCCGGTGGCGGCGGACTCCCGGGGGCTCGGGTCGGGACACTTCTTCGATCGCACTCGGCGGCCGGTGGCCACCGTGGTGCAGGAGGGCCTGGTGAAGTATTTCCCCGACAAGCGTTAA
- a CDS encoding DUF4190 domain-containing protein has translation MTGSPDQPVRRDSAAGAPHTGPLYPYPPQYAAPQPSAAKNGLGIAALVLAVVGLLSVATVFAPIALGAVAVVLGVMARGRVKRGVADNGGVAIAGIVLGGLAIVVGLAFIAIWTTVWNDVRGDDYIDCVQKAGENQVAEQHCADQFRRTVQDRLSVTLTPPSGS, from the coding sequence ATGACCGGATCGCCGGACCAGCCGGTTAGACGGGACAGCGCCGCAGGAGCGCCGCACACCGGGCCGCTGTATCCGTACCCGCCCCAGTACGCCGCGCCCCAGCCGTCAGCGGCGAAGAACGGTCTCGGAATCGCCGCGCTGGTGCTTGCGGTCGTCGGGTTGCTGAGCGTCGCAACCGTCTTCGCCCCGATCGCCCTGGGCGCGGTTGCGGTGGTCCTGGGCGTGATGGCGCGCGGTCGGGTCAAGCGCGGTGTCGCCGACAATGGTGGAGTCGCGATTGCCGGGATCGTGTTGGGCGGCTTGGCCATTGTCGTCGGCCTCGCGTTCATTGCGATCTGGACGACGGTCTGGAACGACGTCCGCGGCGACGATTACATCGACTGCGTGCAGAAGGCCGGAGAAAACCAGGTCGCCGAACAGCACTGCGCAGATCAGTTCCGGCGCACCGTCCAAGACCGGTTGAGCGTCACCCTGACGCCCCCGTCAGGTTCCTGA
- a CDS encoding HdeD family acid-resistance protein: MLPHLWKSTLLSGILTLTLGVLVYVLPEHSIIIAAALFGIYLLVTGAAQVFFAFALHVSAGGRVLSFISGAASLVLAVLCFRHFGQGYAILLLAIWIGVGFIFRGVATSISAISDPNLPGRGWQIFLGLVSLLAGVVMLGSPLETIEILTLIVAIWLIVIGIFEVVSSIGIRNASRRAEKILTAGQPHAE, encoded by the coding sequence TTGTTGCCGCACCTGTGGAAGTCGACCCTGCTCTCCGGCATTCTCACACTGACTCTGGGCGTCCTGGTCTACGTTCTGCCCGAGCACTCCATCATCATCGCGGCCGCGTTGTTCGGCATCTACCTGCTGGTCACCGGCGCCGCGCAAGTTTTCTTCGCCTTCGCACTGCACGTCTCGGCAGGCGGACGTGTGCTGTCCTTCATCAGCGGCGCCGCCTCGTTGGTGCTGGCGGTGCTGTGTTTCCGCCACTTCGGTCAGGGCTATGCGATTCTGCTGCTTGCCATCTGGATCGGTGTCGGGTTCATCTTCCGCGGAGTCGCGACGTCGATATCGGCCATCAGTGATCCGAATCTGCCCGGTCGCGGGTGGCAGATCTTCCTCGGACTGGTCAGCCTGCTGGCCGGCGTCGTGATGTTGGGGTCACCCCTGGAGACCATCGAGATCTTGACGTTGATCGTGGCCATCTGGTTGATCGTCATCGGGATCTTCGAGGTCGTGTCGTCAATCGGTATTCGCAACGCGTCGCGGCGGGCGGAGAAGATTCTGACCGCAGGGCAGCCACACGCCGAGTGA